DNA sequence from the Sulfurimonas sediminis genome:
TCTCCTTCAAACTTGCAGCTTTGACAGCTTTTATACTCTTTTGTATTGCCCTGCCGCTTGCCTGGTTTCTCTCGCAGACAAAATCACGAACAAAACCTTTTTTAGAAGCCCTCACTGCTCTGCCTATTGTATTGCCCCCTTCTGTTTTGGGATTTTATCTGCTTTGGGCATTTGCATACAGTTCCCCAATCGGTCACTTTTTTGAAGAGACTTTTGGTGTCAAACTTGTTTTTTCTTTTACAGGGCTTGTTGTGGCAAGCTGTTTTTATTCTTTGCCCTTTATGGTCCAGCCTCTGCAAAACGGTTTTGAGAGTCTTAACAAAAATATACTTGATGCCAGTTACATTGCCGGTAAAAGCAAACTCCAAACGCTGTTTTTTGTCGCCCTGCCAAATATGAAACCGGCGGTACTGACTGCCGTCATTGTCACTTTTGCCCACACGGTCGGAGAGTTCGGCGTTGTCTTGATGGTAGGCGGCAGCATACCGGGTGAGACAAAGGTAGCCTCTGTTGCCATTTATGAAATGGTGGAAAATATGGACTACACTGCCGCACATATCTACAGCGCCATAATGGTGGGCAT
Encoded proteins:
- the modB gene encoding molybdate ABC transporter permease subunit, yielding MSFEPFILSFKLAALTAFILFCIALPLAWFLSQTKSRTKPFLEALTALPIVLPPSVLGFYLLWAFAYSSPIGHFFEETFGVKLVFSFTGLVVASCFYSLPFMVQPLQNGFESLNKNILDASYIAGKSKLQTLFFVALPNMKPAVLTAVIVTFAHTVGEFGVVLMVGGSIPGETKVASVAIYEMVENMDYTAAHIYSAIMVGISFIVLLSVYIFNARHNRRFGL